CATGGCCTTCTCAAACACAGTGCTGTGTGGAGGCTCCAGTGTCCTGGTCGGATATTTGTGCTGCTTCTGAGGTGGAGCAGCCGGCAcctcagctgcagctgcagctggagcTGACTGTTGGCTGAGCGGGGAAGATCTGTGAGAGGCCGCCGCTGAAGACTGATGAGTAACCTCTTTGGCTGCCACCAATAGCTGCAACAAGACAGGAAAGAGTTTAATTAggtagaaatatataaatgttgtcatttattgtacatttattattttaagtccAACAGAAATTTACAGTCTTCCTTCTTTGCAGTCAAAAATAGTGTTCACaagtttttttgtaaatatactGTTAGAAttcaaatatagaaaaaagGTCTACATCAGACATTTCACACTAAGCCATACTTTGAGTGGCCTTGAGTAGTGAAACTTTGCGTTTCTTAAAGTCTTGAAACCTCTTCATGCTAAAAGCATCCCAATTGTGAAGCAGGACCAGTAGGAAACCTTGGATTTAAATAAGCAGTAACTTTAAGAGGACTTATTATACTCATTTGCATctctgagtttttatttttgaacTCCAGTGAGTAGCCATGCATGATTTACTGTTAAAAACTATGTATTTATTACCTATTGGCCCttcttctgattggccagctttacATATCAGAGGTGTGTAAAATTTCCACCGACACacacccaacatttcctgcttcactGCACTAAGTACTGGAGTCTTGGCACGGTGCATttacccccaaaacaatggaaaacacCATTTTTGCAGAGTGGAGCAGTGAACTCGCggaataaggaaaagcataatatgtcccGTTTAACACAGTACAAACGCAGGAGAGAAACTAAACTCCAGATTACTCAGGTATTACAGCCATACACCATCATGGTGCACCTAAAGCGGATTGACTGGTTAATGCAACCCCCCCACAACCACCACCAGATGTCTTACCGGTTTAACTGGCGGTACAGGCTGTTTGGTGTTGTTGACTGAACGCGGCTCAATGCCATTCTTCACTTTTTCCATGTGCTCTTTGTACTGCGTCTGTGGACAGACAAGTTTGATTCATTTAGACGAACATTATATATAAGGCGTTCAACTCAACATGGATCATTAATACTGTAGTCctgaacattaaaatattagGTTATTTTCAGCTGTCGAGTCTGTCACCAATATgacaatatgtatatatattttatttttaacttgtgCGCACAAATGAATGACTTCTGTAAAGatacagtatacaaaaaatacattaattaaatattattaataataatgatactgtGGTATGATTCATGTACCTCAGCAGTGgatattttcttttcaacatCTTGGACATTGCCTCTACAACTCTTTCTTGTAGTTTCAAGTTCTTGAGATGGAAATCTGGAAAAATGAATATTATCACATGTTAATCTGACACCAACTGGTTCATCTGTGGTCTGATAAGAAGATAAGAAGCACTTCACTTACCTGTGTACCATTTCATCCAGTTTGGTCAATAAAGCTTTGGCGTCTGCCAGCTCTCTGTAGAGGCCGTACAGACCCTGATCCCGGCTGCTCTCCATGATCAACAGCTGGAGGAGCAAAGCAAGCAGGGTCATGTGATTAACttaagttttaaaataaaaaaaaaatatgttttacatttatttaacaaccTGATTACAGAAAAGCTGGAACAAACATTTCTTTAGTCATTTAGTGTATGTGAATGAGCACCgaccaaaatgaacatttagaTTGTTATTGACaaatttccctttttatttcaatgtggACAATTGTATTGATATTTTTGATTGAATTAGTGTCTAATAATATAGaacaatgatgtcatcagtccacatttttacaacattatttttcctcatttcattGCTCTGCATCAGTTTGACATTGTTCAGGTCACTTTAATAACTTGAAAAGAATCCACTTGATGTGTCTAACGAAGACTGTTCAAGCCTCAAATTATCTTCAGCTGAActtgaaaaagacaaatataaaaacGTACTCTTTAAGACATTTGCTAACATAAACTGACAGATTAGGGTTGAGATCTTGGACCTACCTTAGCTGTACGAGATCTCCTATTGGCTGATTTGAACAATACTTTACATCTCTTGATCTCGTCCTCCAGACTCATCTTCTCAGCAGCTACCTGATTGCTGAAAGAAGAATAAGGTAGATGTTTAAGAAAACTCTGGAGCACTTagttaatgttttgtttacaatCACCACTTTCACAACTTACCTCAGCTCTGAGAAATTACTCTGCTTCCCTTCATAACTGGTTTTCTTTGCTCTGATGTTTAGGGTGAGactaaacagtaaaaacacacatatagaagAATTGTTAGAGATCAATTTCAGGTTTCTTCAGTCATCTCTACAAACATAGATAATTGAATGATCCAGGAACAACCACAATATTAGAAATAATTCAATTAGTTTAATTAATGTTTGCCCATACCTCCCTTGTTCCATCACCAACTGTTCTATCTCCAGCTTCAGGGACTTCAGCACCTCCTGGTTggctttcttctccttctggtccttcctcacctcctcctccagctttTGCTGGAGCAGTGACAGCTCCTTATTGGTCAtcttaacaaaataaataataataataatgaagtgTATTTATATACTATAGCACACAAAATCATGAATTACTAAACACCATACAAAGACcggacaaaataaaatacacgtGACATTTAGGGCTGCATCTTACAATTGTTGTCATAATGTGTGCTGTTGCCAGCACACAGGggaaaaaatactcaaaatgaataaacagttatcaaaatagttggtgatcAATCTCCTGTCAATTGACTAATAATTGCAGctgtaataacaaaaaaacaaaagtcaagTCACTTGATCATTCTGGTGCATCTCTCATTATAACTGGTTATGAACCTACTTGAATGTTGACATTGATCTTTCGTGTTTCTTCCTCGATTAAGTTGATCTCTTCTTTGTGCCTAAGATTGACTTTGTTACTGCCATTTGTCATTTCATCAATCTTCTCCTTTAACTCTTtgttgctcttttcttttttgtggatgTCACCCTAAAGGAATGAACAAGACCACAATATCATCAACATGTGCTGTTGGAGGTtactttttaaaagtgaaatgataATACATGAAGCTAAAAGAGACTCACATGACACTTCTCAAAAGGCTCATGAGGCTCTGTATTCACCGCTACACTCCTCATGGTCTCTGGACACGTCTAAGAGAAGGCAAAACAAACAGTTAACACACAATTTCtgcattcatttatgtatttacatgctcaatctgatttatttaataatctGATGAAATGTTGGTATCAACCTGCACTGCTTCATCTTTCATCAAAAAACGTTCCTCACGCGTCACTGAAGCGATTCCACCTGAAGATGAATCAGTTTCCCAAAGACTAACATTTTCGTCATATCCATTAGGATATAGCATCTTATAAACATTAGGTAAGTAAAGACCATGCTGTTGACTGTCAAGGTCTTTGCTGTTAGTCCAAAAGGAGAAGGGATCAAAAGCAGAGCTTAATGCATATGGATTTGGGAGGACAGGATAGACTTCAGTCTCTGCAGATGAATAATTGTTCAGATAGTTTGTGATCTCTGGATCATAAGCTGTTACCAGATCAGCAGGTGAAGAGTTTGTGTCAGGATCCCCTAAGTCATCCAGATCATCCAGGCTGGATCCATGTTCAGCATGCTGCAGGGAAACGGCGTGCTTAGCCAGACCGATACACCTCCCTATCTTTATGAAGCGAAGAGACTCCAGGAGGAAGTTCTCAAAGCCGCCAGATTCTTGGATCTTCAGCTGAGCCACAGGAGGGAAATTTTCAACTTCACCCACCAGCAGGGGGTCCTCAGCAACCAGGGGGCCGTGCTCTTCCAAGATCTGAGCAAAGTAGCTgcagaacaagagagagagacataaaaatgacacagaacGCACAAGACAGGGTTTCTGCAGCATTCACAACAATCCCACTGAGTGTGTGACGTCTCCTGACAGCCCGCAATCAGGTACATTACTGTCTCCTGCAGGCATATtacttaacctttgtgtgtCATTAGTGACCTTTTTGATCATTTTGGCTGTGATTATGCTGTAGTCATGATATTTCGCAAAggtgggtgtttttttaaacaaattttagAAATCCAACCATAGATCGTAAATTAAGTCTATAATAAGCTGTGTAGAAACAATACTAACTTCAGCATGTTGTTGCCATTTTAAGTCACACTGAAACccattaaaaccacatttttttgATCCTGTGGTTGCTAAAATAAATGCTAGCATAAATTCATGCATTCTGTTTTAAGACTTTCATATTGAAACCCTCACTTCAAATTTTAGTTATTACTATTTTCCAGCTGATGGagccatttttctctttttttaaccctttgtgcCAAAGTCTATTATGAATGCTGCAGCCAAGTATATTACAGCTTCAATGAGTTTTATATGTAGGTAGGGATGTCTAAatattgtgtatgtgcatgagAAATATCGGAAAAAATGCCctacatatacagtactgtaccGCAAGATGTAACCCATTATATATGTTatttagataaaaaaataaagttgccAAAGAAATAAAGGTGCCATGAGGTTCATATCTTCATCTATCATAATTCTCTAAAGGGTTTACTTGAGCACAGCAATTAACATCAATATTACTTCCCTATCCTCACatgacacacatgaaaacagccCAAGTTGAATTATTCAAGTATATATGGATATGTAGGTCTAACTTACTCATACAAAGTCTCTTTTGTTTGGTCAGGGTTGTTGTCCAAAAtctttttaaagtgattttgttGCCTGGTGCTGTTGTACTGCTCTTCAAAATCGTCCACTTGCTCTCGAAGGTAACTGGGTACACCAAACTGATCAACAGGATGAAGGAATGATCTGTTGACAGAAAGAAAGCTCAACGTTACAGAACAGTTACAGACCTCCAGGAGATGAACTGTGTGTGTCCACGTCGATGATGCAACTTACAAAGAGTCTTCTTCAAAAAAGTCTTGGTCCCACTCGTCTCTTGGAGTTACACCTCTCATCCcagacaaaacaataacaccctgagaggaaaagaagaggacaAACTTCAGAGGGATGATATAAAACCAGGTTCTTTTTACTAGAGCTTACACGatttatcaattaaaaaaatatgctgaTTGGTATTTGGACTgcatcatgttttaattttgatgTTTAATGTCTAAGAAATGATTTCTAATGAGTGGGGGTAATTTgtcttgaatgtttttttcagtagtTTCAGTCTGTAGGTTATTTATTCCAATTCATACACTTCCTCTAATCCATTCACCTGTGGAAGGAGCCTCCTTTGAGCcaattagttagttagtcagtaaTAACCAAAATAATATTCAAGTATGAATATCTGCAGCACTGGGAGTAATCCTGGAAGACAGCAGTCTTGGcattttattagctttttaTGCAACAACTAGCAACACAACTCCTGACCTTTGGCTCTTTCGGTTTCTTTTTCCGTCCTCGACTCTTAGCCTTCATAGGAGAATTCTGCAAAGAAAACaagtgtttagtttagttaatgCAGCAACAAACTATCCTGTATATCGGTCATTTATAGTCACCATGCTTCAGTTTCTAATGACTTACATTTTCATCAGACTTTTTTAGGACTGAACAATGTCCAtctgaaaatacaaaagaaCTGGAATCAAATCACAAAGTCGggacaaaaaaagcaacaaatgaAAGGTTATACAAGTTCAAAATACGTACCCATCATATCAAAATACTCATCGAGTATGGTGTGGCAGGACTCATACTCATCCCTATGCTCCTCCAGGGTCCAGATAAACAGTCTCATATCATGTGGTGGGGCCTGTTTTAGGTATTCAGTCACAGTCAAGCCAATGCTTGAAAAAAGTTCAGGCCTTGTACCGAGTTTCTCTATAATCAACTCCTGCAACGGGCCAAAGTTGAGCAGAAGAGCCAGATCCAGCTGCTCCAGGTGTTCGGCATTGCGGTCAATGAAGGATTTGGCAGCATTCAGACCTAAGAGATCAGCAAGCATTTGGTCAGGATTCACACCGGGACACTGATGTAAAAGTCcataatttttatttaaattctgtGTGCAAATTTGCTTTATTTCAAGATTAAAGAACACTTATCACaaacatttcctttatttatattctgtggcTCTACTGCAATACTTTGTTTATATTACATCCaatatgcagcccctcagttcagcctctgtctgaaacaagccattttagctcctgtctcttaaAAACCTCCCTCCAGATGAGCCTGCTCTGTTATGATTGGTCAGCTGCCCCTCGGTTTTTGCCAGCTCCGGCTTTTTCATATGATTGCCTCAAGTACCACATTACCATATTCAACTTAACTGTACTGATCTTTACACCTCACTGCGTTTTACATCACATCTTTTTGGTTAttgtacaaataataatttaaactgtAATACATTAAAGCTGGTCAGATCATCACACagatatttaacattaacatgatCAATACTGACCTGCATCATTAAGCTGACACGCCCAGTTGTTCAGTTTGGGATTTGTTTCCGGACAGTCAGACAGTAAATGGATGAGGACACGAGCCCAAACCCGGTTCTTCCTCTCTAGGAGCAGTTCAACAATCTGACCTAGAGTCTCCAATTTCTCCTGTTGACAGTTCAGGATCCTTCCAGCTATCTTGTTGCCCCTTGACAAGTCCAGCTCCAGCCAGGGCTTCAGACTGCTGGTCAGGGTTGACACAGGGAGgcctttttcctccctcagcAGCTCCAAGTTCTGGTTGATCTGCAGAAGAGCTCGATCCCTGTACAGCAACCAGGCTGACGGCACAGTGACAAAACATTTTAGGTATATTACacaactgtttttaaatgaaaaattactattattattagtatgtTTTCCCCCTTATTACATAGCCAACAgtggagagatgacaggaagTGAGTGGAAAGGTCTTCAGCTGGGCACAGGCACCACCTGCAGTTGAAAGTTGAAAGCAGTACCTTTCTGTTGGCTCTGAGTGTCTGAGTCTTCTTCCTGAAGCAGAATCTCGTCATTGATAGTCTGCAAATTTTGAAACGACTGCTTATGTTGCTTCCTCTTGAGTCTGCGCTCTTCCTTTGATTTTAACTTCTTCAGACTGAAAATTGaacggagaaaaaaaaggatggcAGTTATTTAGAAAGCAAGTATTTGTCAGGTAGTTTACAATCCTTTAGAATGAATCAGAAGAACCAACATTTAGGGTTAGCACAATTCAGCTTCTCACAGCACCTTATCGGAAtatcaaatcacatttttgcAGTATTGGCACCTGTAGAATTTACTACATTAGAAAGCTAACCTGTTAATCTTTTTTAGTGTTACTGGTTACATGGTAACAATCAGAAAGTCCTGCTGTGATGAACCATCATCAGCATCAACTGTTATTAGACTACAGTCTCACCTTGTACATTTCTGATTCACTTTTGGCTTCTTTGGATTCTGAGGTTTAGTGATGTCAGCTTCAAACTGAAAAGAGAAATGACTCAGGTCAACactgttcatgtttttcatgagCACAGCAACTCATAAAGCAAAATTCGCCTCCACTGAACATCCTTACCTTGCATTTCACCAGGCCTGTTGGACCGTAGATTCTGATATTACAGATTTTACCGACACAGTCTGGAGTCAAACACGCTTCTTGCAGGAAATCCTGCAACACAAATACAATGCATAAATAAAGTATTCCAACAGCTACTGTGTCtctgtcaaaaataaataaattttaaaaaatcagctaTTCTACAAATGTATACTTTACTAAAGAAATGCAGTTATGAAATCTAAATTTTGCTCATGGTATTTCTTGTGCACTtcatttctttatatatttaaaagacaaacaagtgTCTAGCACTCTCATTGCTCATTGTCATCTACTTGAGAGATTTATGATGGCTCTGGAGTAGAGCTGGGCAATATAGATATTATATAGATATCGTGATAtaagattttggatatcgtaatgtTGTGATAtgatttaagtttttttttcctggttttaaaggctacattaaattgatgtaattttctgaactttccACACTGTTTTAGCTGTTCATTAGTTGCatttacccacttagtcattatatccacattactggtgattatcaaaaatctcattgaatcattttaatattgttgcaatatcgatatccaggtcaaaaatatcatatttgattttgtccatatcacccagccccTCAGTATCCTCTATCTCTTGAATGTCTTACCTCACTGGTCGGTTTGGTTAAAAGTGTCCAAATGTAAATGAACATTTaccttttcattcttttcaaAGAAGGTCGATGTCTTGAGCGACTTCCAACAGCTGATGTGGTATTCAACGACGCAGCTCTGACAGCAGTGTATTTGAATGAAGCCCTGCACAAAGAAGTACATTACTTTGAATTATGTCCgtattttaaactttaaaaattcCTGGCTGTGTTTCACTGCCATCATTTACCTTAAAATCTGGGTCAGTGAAGTAGATTTCCGTTTTCAAATGGCCATTGCATTTCTCATGTCGACAAATGGCATCAGGAATAGGCGGAAATTTACACAACTCAATAGCACTCTCCAGAATTTcctaaaaaaaggaaacaagtcAAACTGAGGATAAATATAGTATAAGTGAAATGTAAACCATAGATGTGGTATGACAGTAAACTTTCCATTGTTTTAGATTTTTGTTATAATAGTTATCCTCTTCtgaacaacaatgtttttttaattacatttttaaacactgaaGAGAAAAGATGCCAAAAACTACCTAGCATACTAATAAGTAAGTAAACCATAATTCTAAGACGCCTTTCAAAACTATGCACGCTATCTAAACAATCtttaaagatgtatttaaaatggCTGGTCAGATATAAAAAACATGGTTCATGACAACATACCTTGAAATAGTCTGGCTGCGTTTCTTTGACAATCTCTGTTGTTAAAGGCCACGTGAGTTTACCCGGTGTTATTTGATTCTTGACCATCTGCAGGGAATCTGAAAACTGCTCCAGAGCAACCGCAAACCTGTCCGAAGAAGAGACATGGTTGGTTGTACAGTCTGAAACAGCACATGTTCtaaatgaacaatgcaaaacaccACAAGACTAGAAGCTAAGGTACCTGTTCTCTTTGACATACACCTTCCCAATGGCGTAGTAAACCAGACACTGAAACTTCCTCTCCTCAAATGACTTCATCTTTTCCAGAAGTCTTTGCGCTTGTGAAAGTTCCTGTTTATCAAAGCAACCACACATGTTAAGACTGAgacaattcatttaatttacaaaaatcttcattttataaaaggcaaaaaatatCCTGTCTCACAGGACTATCTGTGAGTTACCT
This Scomber scombrus chromosome 14, fScoSco1.1, whole genome shotgun sequence DNA region includes the following protein-coding sequences:
- the ttc3 gene encoding E3 ubiquitin-protein ligase TTC3 is translated as MSDSDADSDYDCEEISQHIGFNLKDFQNTAVITIQPSEEVYEKWTQIPTEVKQEANLLMKLSAFWLPILLRQDNFGIVVRWAADIHIIDPHDRDHMSLKHLKRIEILEAIFRALERGSVKKPHSKQLFWISKKLNLRSPEVFEDALQFLERTGEPNIRSRVMDLGHQNVRFVVLHLIFTEFAQYLWEMGAKREKTMTELKTQTGEGDKKRSEEMKRKGNDYFQKNQYEDALKFYSKAIKYYPENHKLYGNRALCFIKCNKYLQAVGDGKRATMIKPSWAKGHYRFCEALFLLGKVEMAIEKNVSAQRLCKGNQEGLRELEHQHRKFTGTEEPRDEQIQINDSPDSTDGPDPPESPLPPVKGYTKITPPSSSASPGKPQSLFCGLVVNMPTERVKKENTSAPKAEVSTKPKPNPNPKPSKSEFSAKNGKGDSNPAPKKKSKSKNVQSEDEKVTDSKSDACKEMRSLVQDAHTALTDLRSRNAEQAFSQALALLDTSTPKDFGLSTVDVLLLLYGHASALTEIGQPEELSQAQRLLEKMKSFEERKFQCLVYYAIGKVYVKENRFAVALEQFSDSLQMVKNQITPGKLTWPLTTEIVKETQPDYFKEILESAIELCKFPPIPDAICRHEKCNGHLKTEIYFTDPDFKGFIQIHCCQSCVVEYHISCWKSLKTSTFFEKNEKDFLQEACLTPDCVGKICNIRIYGPTGLVKCKFEADITKPQNPKKPKVNQKCTSLKKLKSKEERRLKRKQHKQSFQNLQTINDEILLQEEDSDTQSQQKAWLLYRDRALLQINQNLELLREEKGLPVSTLTSSLKPWLELDLSRGNKIAGRILNCQQEKLETLGQIVELLLERKNRVWARVLIHLLSDCPETNPKLNNWACQLNDAGLNAAKSFIDRNAEHLEQLDLALLLNFGPLQELIIEKLGTRPELFSSIGLTVTEYLKQAPPHDMRLFIWTLEEHRDEYESCHTILDEYFDMMDGHCSVLKKSDENNSPMKAKSRGRKKKPKEPKGVIVLSGMRGVTPRDEWDQDFFEEDSLSFLHPVDQFGVPSYLREQVDDFEEQYNSTRQQNHFKKILDNNPDQTKETLYDYFAQILEEHGPLVAEDPLLVGEVENFPPVAQLKIQESGGFENFLLESLRFIKIGRCIGLAKHAVSLQHAEHGSSLDDLDDLGDPDTNSSPADLVTAYDPEITNYLNNYSSAETEVYPVLPNPYALSSAFDPFSFWTNSKDLDSQQHGLYLPNVYKMLYPNGYDENVSLWETDSSSGGIASVTREERFLMKDEAVQTCPETMRSVAVNTEPHEPFEKCHGDIHKKEKSNKELKEKIDEMTNGSNKVNLRHKEEINLIEEETRKINVNIQMTNKELSLLQQKLEEEVRKDQKEKKANQEVLKSLKLEIEQLVMEQGSLTLNIRAKKTSYEGKQSNFSELSNQVAAEKMSLEDEIKRCKVLFKSANRRSRTAKLLIMESSRDQGLYGLYRELADAKALLTKLDEMVHRFPSQELETTRKSCRGNVQDVEKKISTAETQYKEHMEKVKNGIEPRSVNNTKQPVPPVKPLLVAAKEVTHQSSAAASHRSSPLSQQSAPAAAAAEVPAAPPQKQHKYPTRTLEPPHSTVFEKAMERLSTIFPDYTRSDLMKFAQELRSSSGGSLNSMTLQGVVGGVTQLILDHQEKLISARSNAMGRGSPAHRATPPLVNQPPVWQQLGSHKVSHFNALNVEDPCIICHDDMSPDDMCVLECRHSFHKECIKSWLKEQSTCPTCRDHTLLPDEFPVLPGRRRQAP